A window of Grus americana isolate bGruAme1 chromosome 21, bGruAme1.mat, whole genome shotgun sequence contains these coding sequences:
- the C21H1orf167 gene encoding uncharacterized protein C1orf167 homolog: MDPVNPLLLNARLSSHTADSPLRHELVVCPSSQSCSEGVNACGSSALSLGDLDPSSLESLQSLLQSSQISASLYCSIQRLKQESALMGIWGSLPLEPKSSPVSGSLCFAPDDSAPSILSAGEQLAGVKTSAAAARLKWGVPFAKDWSLSAVTGDFSRAEPLSVSHRYRYIESNTWRTKISGDIQPETLASGVGSGRPVDTEADSSYKCSPYFRCQCQAKPTLETGGHDVHTKSHSPEKVLKGEETSHGASPCAVSWKEDFPASLYPEGLQVSLETDLGGAQMNVGVAMYGTPREVCVRVTSPPGDKEFRPVQQLSIESVEVNNSEPHAKSSKESEEVCNSRSRAARRTAVVGSSQSSPFSIQVAEGIDCMNVSREGRRNKYSHQSSWGNCEADANLGQSEEPSVERSAEEPQCCEEGSQTQVSENSFWSLKVNEQSFQHLCDRQMLTRCFQAWKGHILWKRAAARQLYRQQLLRKGLDALQWAVHERRMQLEVAQQRHASALLAVSFRRWKEAVTKQSKKQAPQPEPHSYTQSSSVGFFGVGRLATMTTSAQHQLTVGYSKEAEQACRVEGELWTHLHRKQRGDELFWRAQAIRDMRRLAAAFRLWRLQKELLSREEARLLEARALLEKQRLRNVFWVWRSRCLEMEQILALTTRIQKNLVSRYFSAWKETVEQKALHRCNLAHLKAVSLRKYFQQWVQMLQVREGNKQAMVNYFLLQWRQHYGPVRSSVADKTATERHEDQPLWTVERRFPEKTGCCLDDFCQKVKLQRVYLLWKARLCEHHKADSFSQGLEQCRLRKALKLWHQKCLMLKTIEQSCKHSHRTVYEEPLTMLFSEELSTSSGFDSSAPATLASQSSLEKEYSFSDSSQQSFSSLLTAEDVTHMPYYSSFLQLHQCAELPAELGGELYLQASFPPRSTRSGRNWIVGSQFQSLALQSPDSNVQPLTSYSTWEEDYSSDKEVKSCWHQAEKCCLQRYFIVWAARTQQLVKAQQYCRLVQLSRAILSWHHWVVENKNRKAAAALKHRIHCCQMAFRLWKKRLAQKVEADQRFRCHIYQMTADALWRWHSCWQRKRALRELQQRWAQHSCQEKKRLVLQTWYCQTRKQKYAALFWERLLLHRCLVAWAQVTACRLRQHEALSCFKRVTEHRLLVVSFTEWRVKFLKAEQRVPGERNQKWQEPSQGKACHRWRLASRGQQALRLGSVATVKQACNYWTKAAAFSQCSRLCSTLIGARKSRKMSLSWSMKSRRGREKASAPAAPLGLFPSAIHRWLVIYRNQNRAERLLLPHLAERPGVVGPSPAHASVQENKAEVDLEEWDETWLARKYLRWWHRTVILRQCQRERRLHCLARGWHQWKEASGVVILAQVLHQQWLIEKAWRVWRRRHLQSCVAQNFLEEEARSLLSQAFGRWRQLTAFQLKDKGHC, encoded by the exons aTGGATCCTGTGAACCCTTTGCTGCTCAATGCACGTTTGTCATCTCATACTGCAGATTCCCCTCTTAGGCATGAATTAGTGGTGTGTCCCTCTTCACAGAGCTGTAGTGAAGGCGTGAATGCTTGTGGTAGTTCAGCCCTGTCCTTGGGGGATCTAGATCCATCTAGTTTGGAGTCACTTCAGTCACTTTTGCAATCCTCACAGATTTCTGCTAGCTTGTACTGTTCAATCCAGAGGCTTAAGCAAGAAAGTGCTTTGATGGGGATATGGGGCTCCCTCCCTCTGGAGCCCAAGTCTTCTCCAGTCAGTGGCAGTTTGTGCTTTGCTCCTGATGATTCGGCTCCTAGTATCCTGAGCGCAGGAGAACAGCTAGCTGGAGTAAAGACCAGTGCTGCTGCGGCAAGATTGAAATGGGGTGTCCCATTTGCTAAAGACTGGAGCCTTAGTGCAGTGACAGGGGACTTCAGTCGTGCAGAacctctctctgtctctcacaGATACAGATACATTGAGTCAAACACCTGGAGAACAAAAATTTCAGGTGACATCCAGCCAGAAACTCTTGCTTCTGGGGTGGGCTCTGGCAGGCCGGTGGATACAGAAGCAGATTCCTCCTACAAGTGCTCCCCTTACTTCAGATGCCAGTGCCAGGCAAAACCAACTCTGGAAACTGGTGGTCATGATGTTCACACAAAAAGTCATTCCCCTGAAAAGGTTCTTAAAGGAGAAGAGACATCTCATGGGGCATCCCCATGTGCTGTATCTTGGAAGGAAGACTTTCCAGCCAGTCTGTATCCAGAGGGTCTGCAGGTGTCACTGGAGACAGATTTGGGAGGGGCTCAGATGAACGTTGGTGTAGCCATGTATGGGACTCCAAGGGAAGTGTGTGTGAGAGTCActtctcctcctggagataaaGAGTTTAGACCAGTCCAGCAGCTTAGTATTGAATCTGTAGAAGTCAACAACTCTGAACCTCATGCTAAGTCCAGCAAAGAGTCAGAAGAGGTATGTAACTCCAGATCACGAGCAGCCAGAAGAACGGCTGTGGTGGGCAGCAGCCAGTCCAGCCCTTTCAGTATTCAGGTTGCAGAGGGCATAGATTGTATGAATGtgagcagagaaggaaggagaaacaaaTACTCCCATCAAAGCAGCTGGGGGAATTGTGAAGCTGATGCCAATCTCGGCCAGTCTGAAGAACCTTCTGTGGAGAGGAGTGCTGAAGAACCACAGTGTTGTGAAGAAGGGAGCCAGACGCAG GTCTCAGAGAACAGTTTCTGGTCATTGAAGGTGAATGAGCAAAG tttCCAGCACTTGTGTGACAGACAAATGCTAACTAGGTGTTTCCAAGCATGGAAGGGACACATCCTCTGGAAAagggctgcagccaggcagcttTACAGACAGCAACTGCTTCGGAAGGGCCTTGATGCTTTGCAGTGGGCTGTGCATGAGAGGAGGATGCAGCTGGAGGTAGCCCAGCAGAGACATGCCTCGGCTCTGCTAGCTGTCAGCTTCCGCAGG tggaaggaagctgtgacaaaacagagcaagaagCAAGCTCCGCAGCCTGAGCCACATTCTTATACCCAAAGTTcatcagtggggttttttggagtAGGAAGATTAGCAACTATGACAACCTCAGCTCAGCATCAGCTTACAGTAGGATACTCAAAGGAAGCTGAGCAGGCTTGTAG GGTGGAGGGAGAACTGTGGACACACCTTCATCGTAAGCAGAGAGGAGATGAGCTCTTCTGGAGAGCTCAAGCAATCAGAGATATGAGACGGCTAGCTG CAGCTTTCAGACTGTGGCGCCTGCAGAaggagctgctgagcagagaggaagccAGGCTTTTGGAAGCCCGtgctctgctggaaaagcagcggTTACGAAATGTTTTCTGGGTGTGGCGTTCCCGATGCTTGGAAATGGAACAGATTTTAGCACTGACAACTCGGATCCAAAAAAACTTGGTCTCCCG GTACTTCAGTGCATGGAAGGAGACTGTTGAGCAGAAGGCACTTCACAGGTGCAACCTGGCCCATCTCAAAGCAGTATCACTGAGGAAATACTTCCAGCAGTGGGTTCAGATGCTGCAGGTCAGAGAAGGCAATAAGCAAGCAATGGTGAACTACTTCCTTCTACAATGGAGGCAGCATTATG GACCAGTTAGAAGCTCAGTAGCTGACAAGACTGCAACAGAGAGGCATGAAGATCAACCATTGTGGACTGTAGAGAGACGGTTTCCTGAGAAAACAGGCTGCTGTCTTGATGACTTCTGCCAAAAGGTGAAGCTCCAGAGAGTGTATCTGCTGTGGAAAGCAAGGCTGTGCGAGCATCATAAAGCTGA TTCTTTTTCTCAGGGTTTGGAGCAGTGTAGACTCAGAAAAGCTCTGAAATTATGGCACCAAAAGTGTCTCATGCTGAAGACAATTGAACAAAGCTGTAAGCACTCGCACAGGACTGTCTATGAGGAACCTCTTACCATGCTGTTTTCTGAGGAACTCTCAACATCTTCTGGCTTTGACAGCAGTGCTCCAGCTACTCTGGCCTCTCAAAGCTCATTGGAAAAG GAATACAGTTTTAGtgacagcagccagcagagcttctcctctcttctgacTGCTGAGGATGTCACACACATGCCATATTACAGTTCTTTCCTGCAACTACACCAATGCgcagagctgccagctgagCTGGGTGGGGAGCTGTATTTGCAGGCCTCCTTTCCTCCACGGAGTACTAGATCTGG AAGGAATTGGATTGTGGGAAGTCAGTTCCAGTCTTTGGCACTGCAGAGTCCAGACAGTAATGTCCAGCCTCTCACCAGTTACTCTACATGGGAAGAG GACTACAGTTCTGACAAGGAGGTGAAGAGTTGCTGGCACCAAGCAGAGAAATGCTGCCTGCAGAGGTACTTCATTGTCTGGGCAGCTAGGACTCAGCAACTTGTAAAGGCCCAGCAGTACTGCAGGCTTGTTCAGCTGTCTCG AGCCATTCTCAGCTGGCACCACTGGGTTGTGGAAAATAAGAACcgaaaagcagcagcagccctaaAACATCGAATTCATTGTTGCCAGATGGCTTTCAGACTCTGGAAGAAGAGACTGGCCCAGAAAGTGGAAGCTGACCAGAGATTCAGGTGTCACATTTACCAGATGACTGCTGATGCTCTGTGGCGTTGGCATTCCTGCTGGCAAA GGAAGCGTGCCTTGAGAGAGCTGCAGCAGCGCTGGGCTCAGCACAGCTGCCAAGAGAAGAAGAGGTTGGTCCTGCAGACATGGTATTGCCAAACAAGGAAGCAGAAATATGCTGCTTTATTCTGGGAACGTCTTCTCCTGCACAG GTGCCTTGTTGCCTGGGCCCAGGTCACTGCTTGTAGACTGAGGCAGCACGAAGCCCTCTCTTGTTTTAAAAGGGTCACAGAGCACCGTCTCCTAGTTGTGAGCTTTACTGAGTGGAGGGTGAAATTCTTGAAAGCTGAACAGCGTGTGCCAGGAGAGAGAAACCAGAAGTGGCAGGAACCCTCTCAGGGTAAAGCCTGTCACCGCTGGCGATTGGCCTCAAGGGGACAGCAAGCCCTGCGCCTAGGATCTGTGGCTACCGTAAAACAG gcCTGCAACTACTGGACAAAAGCAGCTGCCTTTTCCCAGTGCTCACGACTGTGCAGTACCCTGATAGGTGCTAGGAAGAGCAGGAAGATGTCTCTGTCTTGGTCCATGA aaagcagaagaggcagagaaaaagcttCAGCACCAGCTGCCCCTCTTGGGCTTTTTCCCAGTGCCATTCACCGCTGGCTGGTGATCTACAGAAACCAAAACAGGGCTGAAAGGCTGCtgctccctcacctggctgagAGACCTGGTGTGGTAGGACCCTCTCCTGCACATGCAAGTGTCCAGGAGAACAAAGCAGAGGTGGACTTGGAGGAGTGGGATGAGACGTGGCTTGC GAGGAAGTATCTGAGGTGGTGGCATCGCACAGTGATACTTCGTCAGTGCCAGCGTGAGAGGAGACTGCACTGTCTGGCAAGGGGTTGGCATCAGTGGAAAGAAGCTAGCGGGGTGGTGATACTGGCTCAGGTGTTG CACCAGCAGTGGCTGATAGAAAAGGCCTGGAGGGTGTGGAGACGACGACATTTGCAAAGCTGCGTGGCACAGAATTTTTTGGAGGAGGAAGCCAGGAGCCTGCTGTCTCAG GCCTTTGGAAGGTGGCGCCAGCTAACAGCGTTCCAGCTCAAGGACAAAGGACACTGCTGA